The segment ccgaattttgttttcaggaacctcatatgtagcgaaagagcagatctttgaagacttcaacaactttcaacatcactctatcaagcatttatcaaatccattcattcatttagggcttggaagacattgaagaacaataggagattaccgactgaagattggcttgtacctctcccttgggggttgggtatgatttcatattgttttcatgtctttgcataagcttcaatatctcatttattcatgctttagatcactttgcatcttgatttagagcatttacattatcatttacaagcaattagggtttactttctaggttgctctagtttgcttacttgcatttttagatcttgcacacacacaaggtctgcacacacattacttttacaatacaacttggctattcgtggaggtggaaatcaccaaagtgggggtttgactaaggcaaaaccctatatagccacccaaacaccttttttagatataagtgcaggtttcgagactcggacgacgccgcaggttgcagatccggaaaaagcaggtcgagacagcaccccacaccaaattgcaaagcagaataccaggacaggggcatggggtgccctggtcctgccaggacaggggcgctgggtgccctggtccctgggacagaggcgctgggcgccctggtcctcctgacagacagcattttcgacagtttccggtgcagtttcaggtgcagaatcaagacagtggcgcccgcgcccccatcccgaacatttccactcagattttgactccgggtacgcatttgcattcttgttttatccttgtgtttacaggtttccattgtttaagttcaattatgcaatcttgttgttagctcatacttgcattttagggttaagaattgaacttgcataatcttacctttcaaatacaacgaaggaatagaaatcctaataggtagcccgtggctctctctttcacaaaaagaagtagccaattgtgtgatacctctaggctctttcgtattccgtaatgtgtgacaagaggtaggattagggcatgttaacctagtctcgctttttcccccacacactttctAATCCAAGTTGTTGTtatgtgttcttgagtgttagtgtgttgatcgatgaagatttgaataagtggtgttggtgcagctattgtggattgTTCTAACatgatttttggtgtttcctaatcatttcctatttgtcgtggtggtccgcattgattattgtgcgagtTATTGATGATCTTTTTGGACCGGTGAcattttttgtgttatgcagtattttggtggtgtaacatgttgcggttggtCTTGGAAAGACTTATGGTGGTGATGAGTGTTTGGAGAtttaatttaggtccatgttatgctatctatgtcattttattggtctggtggttcatTTATGTATCAGGTGATGTAAAAATTGTAAtaaggtgttaagggtttggccgaccttgtagtcaaggttgatgatttgtataaatgggtgtagtaTTCATGGTATTTGGGTgttggtgttgtgtctgcattatcagtgaGTGGTGTATATGCGAACAACAAATTCatcctttggtgtggtgtattgaacagagattggtgaagggcaaACAAATTAGCTTAACCgtaactgtcatcaggcattagcagatgctatctttgcaattcattctttCTGGAGTGTAGtccaatcattattgtaaggtagtgaaccttccctgagggttggagccttctgagtcattgtaatttgagtagtgacctctaggcaatgttcttgaatgcatgtgcattccccattgtaatatttacacatactactgcagagtatcatcttattgtgggtaggttcccaccgtggttttccccttaaccgggttttccatgtcaaaaatattggtgttatgtgtgttgctattattgttgttatctttatttttgttgtagttaagcagatctaagattgtgcttaattagtttaatccagtgaaaattgattcacccccccccccccccctctcagttttccttccttgttgttgccaacaattgcttcattgattgtgGAATCTCATATTTCAGTTTTCGATGACACATTTGAGGGTTAACTTCTTCTATTTGATGACAATAATGGCACAACTATTATCATATCATGTTTGTCTTTGGAGATTGTTCAAAATTAGCTTCCATTGGTTCCTTATTTTTAACCTTTTCTTGTGATTCAACATGTACTTGATTGATTTGtttcatcttcatcatccaaggacTTGGTGACAAATGAGTAGTTTTCAAAGATATCATCATAAATTTGGATTCCACTTCCTACCAATTCCTATCCAGAATGGGAAGCATTCTTGCATTTGTACTTGGTTTATTTTATTTCTAAGGGAAGAAAtatgttgaacccaaggtaggactgagagggggggtcgaATCAATCTAAACAAAAACTAATGTagcacataaataattaatcaacaacacttatccaacacatgaacaccaagatttcctatgtggaaaacccaaacaaggaaaaaccacagtgagcacttgctcacaaaatatatccactatataTATTAGATTATAAAGAATTAGTTTACTGCTctggacttgcaaaccaaggctaactgatCTTGGGGTAGGATACAAAAAGAGaacttgcaaaacctgaagctaaatgcaatagggcaagatacaaaaagagaacttgcaaaacctgaagctaaatgcaatagggcaagatacaaaaatgaattgaaaagtgATCTCatgatcatgaagctatccttgaactctacatcaagcaacTAACATCTACACAAACAACTCAAACCTCAACTGTCAACACTTTGTCATACACCTTTGCCACAGTCTCAAAACATCTTGCAAATCATTCAATCACAACTCTTCTTCTTTGGTTTTCCCTAAACTTCACACACTTCCTCTTGCATTCTCTACATTGTTCTTCCCACTCTCACTCTTTCACACACCCACACAACCACAAAatattctttatatacaagatagatcatcaaagattGAACCAAGTTGGTATGAACCAAAATATACCTTTTAGACCAAAAACACACACAccgatccactccaagagaaagaggggtctaaaaacacatcttccaaagatcaattcatcaATTTGCAATCACCAAAACATAACTAATAGCATACCAACAcgctacacatccatataagcaattaatgaTAAAAATGTATCCTCCAATACAAATAACTCTAATCTGGATCTCCACACACTACAGTGAGATGCATAGCACATcaaattaccttccacaaatcatatccagacccaaagataggtctaacatagaatatcacaacttgCTATGAAATATACCACATCTTTtgaagaacacaaagatattttcagACCACAAAACTAACATATCTATGATACaaaaaacataaccaaagaagataacaacttCAAATAATGTCAACAACACTTTCTGGACCTGAACACTTTTAGAACAACTACAACACCAATGTAgcaagatatctctacaccacaGACATTCTGGACAAACAACTATCTgtaacaacaagtttgacatcaatgacaaccacataaacacatacttccaacaaaatATTGTTTATAGGCATTGTATTATGTTATGTATTCAAGCACACAccatttttttaggacattatacaTTATCAAGGATTTATGTAGTCTCTCTCTTTCCTTCCTATGGGGGGTACTTtattgtatatacatgatgtatgtagtccTTGTGGGTATCATTGACTCCTCCATGTGTCATTGTTTCTTattattttttctctcttttggagaagaGTTTTGTCCCACtaagttttctccctttctctgtttgtgagagattgcattgcatttggtTTATACATGAGTACCTAATCAAACCTTTATTTTTGGGACTCATGCATATTTTTATTCATGATTAACTCTTTATTTTATCTTTAAGTTAATCTTAAGGTGGGGTATTGGAGTGATTAGGAcattatctaaatatttaattaattaggtcctttaattactttattcactcaagctaaacttaggtgttttTTTATTGTTATAAAATTAGgataataatagcttaagttgtcaAATGAATTTGAGATAGTGGACCATCTCTTCATCCAATGCCCATTTTCTATACAGTGTTGGAACTATGTCATGACAAAGCTTAATTTCTTTACACCCATTACCAACTCACTTTGGGAATGGTTTCAATCCCGGCCTCTCTTGTATAAGACTGCACTCTTTACCTATATATGGAGGATAACTCTAGTGATGGTGTTATGGTCACTCTGGTGGGAATGAAACAAACAAATTTTTAGAAAACAGCCTTGCCTATTGAGAAAATACAAGATATTATTGATAAGTCTATCTCTGAAGTTGTGAGCTCATATGTCCGAAAGAATAAGTATTGTAGCTCTTTATTTACTTCATGGGATGATCTTATTATGAAAAATTGGACATCAAGTTTGTTACCATTCAATGGCAGTCAACATCTTCCCTTTAAGAACAAAATTGACAAGAACTAAATTAAGTGGCATCCTTCATCGGGTCAATTTGTCAAAACAAATTTTGATGGAGTGTCAAGAGGAAGCCTAGGAGCTTCTGGTGCAGGTATTTGCATAAGGGGTCAATCAGGTGAATTACTAGCAAGAAAATCATTCTCTCTTCCACATGGGACAAACAACGTAGCCGAATCATGTGCATTATTGCAAGGTATACTAATAGCTAAAAATCTGGGCTATAGAAAACTACATGTAGAAGGAGATTCATTGATCATAATCAATGAATGTAGAAATAGGAGAAGTTGTAACTGGCACATCAAATATATTTTACAACAAGCATGGGACATTTTGGATACATTTGAAGGCTACATTTTGTCCCATATGTATAGAGAGGGAAATAAGCTTGATGATCTCCTTGCTAACATGGGGGGTGATAATAAGGAAATAGACACACTAGATGGCaactttaaatttgaaaattatccCAACATGGCAAACTTAATACAAGTTGAAAGACACATCATTCATCGAATAGAAGATAATAATGGCAGTTATTTACATTGATCTTATAGTGTGTTTCATCCATCGGGTTTGACCTATGTTGGTTGCagattgaaaaatgcaaaaatccctATGTTTGGCAGTTTTTGGTGTTACTCATTTTTTGTCTCAGTGATATTATCTTATTTCGGTGAAAGTCTTTTCATCTCTTATCAACCTTTACGTGCTATGTTGATAGAGTCCCTTTTCGGTGTGACAAGTGATTAGTCTTGCCTATGCAGTTTAATTTCGATGTAACATGGTCTATCGAGCAATTGCGCTTAACTGGAAATGTGGAAGTATTTTGTAGAGTTAGTAAGTTCGAGATTATCTCAATCTTCTGACCTCCAATCTTTTGACAGTCGAACCCACTTATCCTATTGGAAACTTCTCATCTACTCACATGTCAGCTATTTGTTGGATCCTTCATATCAAGCCATAAGAGTATGGGCCCTGTCTTCTTTGTGCTTGGTGATGCCATGTGGCAGCTATGGATTTGTTCTCTCAAGTTGTGTTAGTGCATGTGGGCTCCGCGGTGAGAAGCCTCTTGTTGGGTGATCGCATCCTATTTGAAATGTTGAAGTCCTTTTTGTTCTTACTTATGATTTATGGCCAATCTCAGACCTTCGATAGTCAGGCCCACTTTGTCTGTAGTGTTTGTAGATTTCCAACTGGCGATTGTGTGTTGGTTCTTCCTGATGTTGACATGTTCGCGTGGATCCTGCCAATGTTACTTTTTTTTCTTGTTGACTATCACACTATCGAGTTGAACAGTGAGTTGTGCTCATTCTGGTTGTGCCATTCCTGTATTTTTGGTGTAACATGGTGTTTCAGCTAGATACAAAATGCATCTCATTCTGACAGAGTCCCTTTTCGGTGTGACAAGTGATTAGTCTTGCGAATGTGGTTTGATTTTAGTGTAACATGGTCTACTGGGCAATCGTGCTTAACTGGAAATGTGGAAGTATTTCGCTAAGTTAGTAAGTTCAAGATTCTCTCAATCTTCCGATCTTCGATCTCTGACAGTCGGGCCCACTTCTCCTATTGGCAACTACTCATCTACTCACATGTCAGCTATTTGTTGGATCCTTCATATCAAGCCATAAGAGTATGGGCCTAGTCTTCTTTGTGCTTGGTGATGTCATGTGGCAGTTGCGGATTTGTTCCCTCGAGTTGTGCTAGCGTGTGTGGGCTCTGTGGTGAGAAGCCTCTTGTCAGGTTATCGCATCCTATTTGAAATGTTGAagtccttttttttcttttttccaattTCTGGTCGATCTCCGATCTCCGACCTCCGATAGTCGAGCCCACTTTGCCCATAGTGTCTGTAGATGTCTAACCGGTGATTGCGTTTTGGTTCTGCCTAATGTTGACATgttcatgtggaccctaccaatgtTACTTTATTTTCTTGTTGACTATCGCACTATCAGGTTGAACGGGAAGTTGTGCTATTCCTGCCTTTTCAGTTTAACATGGTGTTTCGACCAGATACAAAATGCATCTCACTAACATGGCTATACCACTCTAATAAGTTGAATTCAATATGATATTAGGTCGATCTTAGCGATGAAACCCATCTGTTTCATATAACATTTCGAGAGTCTTGACGACACAGTTTTTGCTCTTCGGTGAAAGCTGTCTTTTTAGCATGACATGAAATGCTCGTTGGCAACCTATTGAGACTATAGAAATATAGTCTATGTCATTGTGGTATATTCAGAGTCTGAGCGAAATACCTTCTTCAGTCTTAATAGACCAAATTTGATATTCCACAAGTGCAGAATGAGATAGCAATTGGTGAATGGTCCACGTGAGAAGTTGACTTGTGTTGACCCAATAGGAATAATGCATACTGAGGATGTGGTTCCATGCTGGTTCTTTCTAGCAAGCATGGAACTTACAAACTTTGGTTTGAACATGCTCCTCATATGTTGTTTATTGTAATGTTATAAAATTCAAGACGATGATATTGTAAATTTGATCATATTGTATTTTTGAGCtataaccggaggttttcttcctcgTTCTTTCCGACCGGTATGCTCTTTTGAACCAGggttttgtatgtatatatatatattctagtggcttgccacttttgccaaaaaaatagcttaagttgtctcattcattatgattgtgacacttggccCTAGCTAATTCGATCTTCTTTGAATCTAGGGTTGCATTATTATGATTTAATAAGAATTCATTCTATTCTATCCAATTCATGTACAAGTAAATATGCATATCATGTTCTTATTTGGATCAatctctctcaaggttgcatagTAGTAATCATGGATTTTTCTCTTCAAACGTGACAAGTGTTTTGCTTGTAGGTGATTCATGGGCTTGTGGGGTTGAACAAATAACTCCAATGAATGCATCtatgtcacaactctaaaaattaacTCATGTTGGTTTATACATGTTTCATGTGTACACTCATTATATGCATTAAGCCACATCAAATAATAATAACCAAAAAGACAGTAATTAAAGTCAAGGAGCAATTCTCATAAACATAATACACACATCTCTAATGTTCTAAATATATATGAAAAAATTAATGTTATTAGTGAAATCAtagaaataaattttttaatgtatgaTGTAAATAATGCATGTGATGCACATGAATCCAAATAAGTTACTAACCAATCCACAATTATTATAACAAATCTACCATGGTAAACATCTCATAGCATTATATAGAAATGATGTACATAAACATATGTAATCGGACAATGAAAACAATCATATCATGAATATCTCAATTAGTAGATGCCATCAAAATGGATTCATATAACATCATGATAAGTCCTTAACCAATGATAATTGTAAAGGTAACAATGCATATGGGCCTGAGAAACATGAAAATGTGGTCATTATCTATGAGATTATCACCAAAGGGAggaataattaaaatgaaaaattatgcaagggtccatcttaaaataaaaaatttgatgtaAAATTAAGATTAGAAATAATTATATGTTctcaaaactaaaattaaaattaaacccTTAGACAAAATACTACTGAATGTAAGATTCTTTAGATTTGCCAATTTAATGTATATAAAATAAACCAAACATTACAAAAAACTAGGGACAATTAATAATTTACCATAAAAAAATGAAAATCGCTTTAAGATTATGAGTTAAGATAGATTATGCTACATAAAAAGCATTGAAATTAACTAAGAGGATTGAGCTACTTAACTCTAGGATTCAACGCAGAATATATAGTGATAGATGACTATTGATGCTTCATCTTTGTAACTCATGCTTAGATCTTTGTCAAACTAAAAATGTAATATGCCTTGCTCCAAGTCATTTCTATGGTGCACAATTGATCTTCATGCACACAAAATAGATCTTTGTCTATAGATAATAGAATTTATAATTGTGCCTCTAATCACCTAGAATATATACTCATCTTGAATGTTAGGAACCAATTTGGAAAATTTGTGATGTTGATGAACACCTTTGAGGGCTTGCTATTTGAGGATGATTTTCTCCTTAGTCAATCCCTTGAAGTCGAATTAACAATTTTGACAAGTTTGAAGGCACACCACACAATCATGTAATTTGCCTAATTCTAAATGCCAATAAGGGTCTAAAATTAAATCTCAATTTGAAAAACAagacaatcaaattcatatattaattctaacccaaaattaatatctccaaataaataatgaataaactgTAAAACaaatccaaaatattaaaatatataaaattaaattcaaattgTTTTACCAACTTTTGTACAAAACTAACTATTTATACACTAATCATTACATATATTTTTCACCCTTAATTTATATTTATCTTCCTctaaaaaaacatcaaaaagatTACAAGTTATGTTACTACATTTTTGTGAAATATGAACACAATTATATATAAAATCCTCCATCAAAATTAATACTAGCATAtctatattttgaaaattttatgtaATATGCATCAGTAAATACCATTTTCAAAAAGACAACCCTAAATATAATTGAACCCTGCAATTGTTCATTGTCATTCCATCACAAATCCTAATTATACAATGTTGAAAAGAACAGTTGCCCTTGAAATCGTTTCACAAAGACCAACTCAATTCTATAGAATAATGCATAAAGCCCATTAATCATAACAATCTCCTCTACAACCGAGAACACCCGATAAAGGGCCCAATATTAACTGAACAAATTGATATAAAATCCTCCATCAAAATTAACATCACGATTAATATATACATCAAGTTTTACATTTTGGAATGAAAATAGCCATCTTAAGCTATGGTGGATGAACCCTCCAAATTCCATCACAAACCATAACAAATGAACAGGCGGCCAAAAAAATCATAGGAAACAGTAAGTCAGGGTGAACGGGTGCGCAACTTTCAGCCACCACTCCATAAACATGGTCTACCCGAAATGCCTTACATATTTAACCATGTTATTAAATGCTATTTCCAGAAGCCCCCAGATGAAAACTGCAAACAGGAAGTACGTTCTGCTTATGCTTCTTATCACAAAGATCTTCGTTGTCCTCCTCGTGGAATGATCCAGGCAAAACAGAGAGCTTAAAAAAATGCTTCGCAATCCATTGTGAAAGTGCTTTTGCACTTGATCGCTCATGCCCACTCCAGTCTTCAACAATTGCCATGCCCCTTGCCTAAAAAACCATCCAAAAATTATTGGTAAATACACAAACTAATTATGAATCTATACTCGATTTAATGGGTGTAAGAGAGTTTTGTAACATACCAAGGCCAATAGCTTCTGATGCCTTCATTATTCGCATTCTTTTGCAGGAATCCACGAACATCCTGTAACAAGAAGCAATTCATCAATCCATCAGCACTTTTCTCTTCTAGGCTCTTACATTGGGTGAAGAGAACATTCTAATATAAGTTAGTTAAAGTTCACTGTGTGTTGTttaagccaaaatcattgaagggttGGTAAACTTACTCCCATGGCACATCGCCCACCAACATCAAATCTCCATCCTTATCTTCATAGGTGGGTACATACTCTGATCCATTCAACAGATCTGTCAACTTGCTCTCACTCAGCCCATGCTGTTGGTAATGTGATCCGCATTGCCCTGAAAGATGAACCCTCATTATAATTGATACAAGTTTTCCAGAGTCTATGTAGTAAGTTTAAAGATTAAAAGATTATTTCTCAGATTAGCTGTGTTTgtttttgtatcaatgttttggACATCTATCAGAACAATTTTAAAAAGATCCTCTTTCTGGTGATGATCTGTTCTGAGTTTGTTCCGAAACATGAATAATATATATACACAGCTTTTTCTAGCTTTACACAAAACATCAAGATAAAAGCACAAAACTGATTCCAAAAACCATATTTCAAGCCCTAATTATATCTGTTTCGTTTGCATATATGTCAAGTATAAAGAAGAATGCAcccacatatgcatatacatacccATGGTGAAGCAGCTGAACATTTTTTCCAGTGCACAGGACAGCTCATGATAGCTGCTGTACATTTTTAGGTCAACCTTTCTGAGATATGGAGCTCCATCCATGCTCACTTTCACGTAGAAAGGACTTGATGTGGCCTTCTCCCCTGCAAGCTTTGAAGCAACTGGAGCCAGACTAATTTTCCTGAACGATCTCACAGGTGGCCACCCCACAATCTGTGCCCTGCAAAACCATATATTTAGATACACAAGCTCTATGAGACTGACAGTCTATACACCCCACCTCAACAGATAAAAAAACTGCAGTTTTCAGAGCATTAATGGAATTTTATTTTGCTAAAACTCATATTAACCATTGAAACATTAAAGTTCATGTTGATGCTAA is part of the Cryptomeria japonica chromosome 10, Sugi_1.0, whole genome shotgun sequence genome and harbors:
- the LOC131034114 gene encoding auxin-responsive protein IAA30 — its product is MAASIQHSRCTYEEENLELMETELRLGLPGIAGGQKRRSSHDEVVEASPSASLQTTVLADPATAPPPKAQIVGWPPVRSFRKISLAPVASKLAGEKATSSPFYVKVSMDGAPYLRKVDLKMYSSYHELSCALEKMFSCFTMGQCGSHYQQHGLSESKLTDLLNGSEYVPTYEDKDGDLMLVGDVPWEMFVDSCKRMRIMKASEAIGLGKGHGNC